In a single window of the Rhinolophus ferrumequinum isolate MPI-CBG mRhiFer1 chromosome 21, mRhiFer1_v1.p, whole genome shotgun sequence genome:
- the AIPL1 gene encoding aryl-hydrocarbon-interacting protein-like 1, translating into MEAALLLNVEGIKKTILHGGTGALPNFITGSQVTFHFRTMKCDEERTVIDDSKQVGQPMHIVIGNMFKLEVWETLLTSMRIREVAEFWCDTIHTGVYPILSRSLRQMAEGKDPTEWHVHTCGLANMFAYHTLGYEDLDELQKEPQPLIFVIELLQVEAPSEYQRETWNLSNTEKMQAVPILHGEGNRLFKLGRYEEASTKYQEAIVCLRNLQTKEKPWEAQWLKLEKMINTLILNYCQCLLKRGEYYEVLEHTSDILRLHPGIVKAYYVRARAHAEVWNEAEAKADLEKVLELEPSMRKAVHRELRLLAGRLEEKREEERLRCRNMLG; encoded by the exons ATGGAAGCTGCTCTGCTCCTGAACGTGGAAGGGATCAAGAAAACCATTCTGCATGGGGGCACGGGGGCGCTCCCAAACTTCATCACTGGATCCCAA GTGACCTTTCATTTCCGCACCATGAAATGCGATGAGGAGCGGACGGTGATAGATGACAGCAAGCAGGTGGGCCAGCCCATGCACATTGTCATTGGGAATATGTTCAAGCTGGAGGTCTGGGAAACCCTGCTGACGTCCATGCGGATCAGAGAAGTGGCCGAGTTCTGGTGTGACACCATC CACACGGGAGTGTACCCCATCCTGTCCCGGAGTCTGCGTCAGATGGCAGAGGGCAAGGACCCCACCGAGTGGCATGTGCACACATGCGGGCTGGCCAACATGTTCGCCTACCACACACTGGGCTATGAGGACCTGGACGAGCTGCAGAAGGAGCCGCAGCCTCTGATCTTTGTGATTGAGCTGCTGCAG GTGGAGGCCCCGAGCGAGTACCAGAGAGAGACCTGGAACCTGAGCAACACGGAGAAGATGCAGGCAGTGCCCATTCTGCATGGAGAAGGAAACCGGCTCTTTAAGTTGGGCCGCTACGAGGAGGCCTCCACCAAGTATCAGGAAGCCATTGTCTGCCTGAGGAACCTGCAGACCAAG GAGAAGCCCTGGGAGGCGCAGTGGCTGAAGCTGGAAAAGATGATCAACACCCTCATCCTCAACTACTGCCAGTGCCTCCTGAAGAGGGGCGAGTACTACGAGGTGCTGGAGCACACCAGTGACATCCTTCGGCTGCACCCAG GCATTGTGAAGGCCTACTATGTGCGGGCCAGGGCTCACGCAGAGGTGTGGAACGAGGCGGAGGCTAAGGCGGACCTGGAGAAGGTGCTGGAGCTGGAGCCCTCCATGAGGAAGGCGGTGCACAGGGAGCTGAGGCTGCTGGCGGGCCGCCTGGAGGAGAAGCGGGAGGAGGAGCGGCTTCGGTGCCGGAACATGCTGGGCTAA